A region of Streptomyces halobius DNA encodes the following proteins:
- the hpf gene encoding ribosome hibernation-promoting factor, HPF/YfiA family, whose translation MDIVVKGRKTEVPDRFRKHVAEKLKLEKVQKLDGKVISLDVEVSKEPNPRQADRSDRVEITLRSRGPVVRAEAAAADAYAALDLATAKLEARLRKQHDKRFSRRGNGRIPASDVAVSVPDAARLNTNGELAAASPSEPVVPATKMGSIDVLGEGPLVVREKTHSAPPMTLDQALYEMELVGHDFYLFVDAETKQPSVVYRRHAYDYGVIHLNPDSFGEEEPGGAGGALGG comes from the coding sequence GTGGACATCGTCGTCAAGGGCCGCAAGACCGAGGTGCCCGACCGGTTCCGCAAGCACGTGGCCGAGAAGCTGAAGCTGGAGAAAGTCCAGAAGCTCGACGGCAAGGTGATCAGCCTGGACGTCGAGGTGTCCAAGGAGCCCAACCCGCGGCAGGCCGACCGTTCCGACCGAGTGGAGATCACCCTCCGCTCCCGCGGCCCGGTGGTTCGGGCCGAGGCGGCCGCAGCCGACGCGTATGCCGCGCTCGACCTGGCTACCGCAAAGCTGGAGGCGCGCCTGCGCAAGCAGCATGACAAGCGTTTCTCGCGCCGCGGCAACGGTCGCATTCCGGCGAGTGATGTCGCCGTCAGCGTCCCCGACGCCGCGCGCCTGAACACCAACGGCGAACTCGCCGCCGCGAGCCCCAGTGAGCCGGTGGTGCCGGCCACGAAGATGGGGTCGATCGACGTCCTGGGTGAAGGTCCACTCGTCGTCCGCGAGAAGACCCACTCGGCGCCGCCGATGACGCTCGACCAGGCGCTCTACGAGATGGAGTTGGTCGGACACGACTTCTATCTCTTCGTCGACGCCGAGACCAAGCAACCGAGTGTCGTCTACCGGCGGCACGCATACGACTACGGCGTCATCCACCTGAACCCCGACTCGTTCGGGGAGGAAGAGCCCGGCGGCGCAGGCGGCGCGCTCGGCGGCTGA
- a CDS encoding response regulator: MGDSFGPVRDHADDDGGAEGGDGAGAPASVPRKEPIRVLVVDDHALFRRGLEIVLAQEEDIQVVGEAGDGAEAVDKAADLLPDIVLMDVRMPKRGGIEACTSIKEVAPSAKIIMLTISDEEADLYDAIKAGATGYLLKEISTDEVATAIRAVADGQSQISPSMASKLLTEFKSMIQRTDERRLVPAPRLTDRELEVLKLVATGMNNRDIAKELFISENTVKNHVRNILEKLQLHSRMEAVVYAMREKILEIR; this comes from the coding sequence ATGGGGGACAGCTTCGGGCCCGTGCGTGACCACGCGGACGACGACGGCGGTGCGGAGGGCGGCGACGGAGCGGGCGCGCCCGCGAGCGTGCCGCGCAAGGAGCCGATCCGCGTCCTGGTCGTGGACGATCACGCACTGTTCCGACGGGGCCTGGAGATCGTTCTGGCCCAGGAGGAGGACATCCAGGTCGTCGGCGAAGCGGGGGACGGCGCGGAGGCGGTCGACAAGGCCGCGGATCTGCTGCCCGACATCGTGCTGATGGACGTCCGGATGCCCAAGCGAGGGGGCATCGAAGCCTGCACCTCCATCAAGGAGGTGGCCCCCAGCGCGAAGATCATCATGCTGACGATCAGTGACGAAGAGGCCGATCTCTACGACGCGATCAAGGCCGGGGCCACCGGCTATCTGCTCAAGGAGATCTCCACCGATGAGGTGGCGACCGCGATCCGTGCCGTCGCGGACGGCCAATCGCAGATCAGCCCGTCGATGGCGTCCAAGCTTCTGACGGAGTTCAAGTCGATGATCCAGCGCACGGACGAGCGCCGGCTGGTGCCCGCGCCCCGGCTTACCGACCGTGAGCTGGAGGTCCTCAAGCTCGTCGCCACCGGAATGAACAATCGCGATATCGCGAAAGAGCTGTTCATCTCCGAGAACACGGTGAAGAACCACGTCCGGAACATCCTGGAGAAGTTGCAGTTGCACTCTCGGATGGAGGCCGTGGTGTATGCGATGCGGGAGAAGATTCTCGAAATCCGGTGA
- a CDS encoding winged helix-turn-helix domain-containing protein, with the protein MTTLSHDDARRIALRAQGLLGAPDRRDVTAARWGSPRTESGGVSARGDGGRRAGVRGMLRRLGAVQLDTISVLARSHELVPYARLGAVGRPGIEAAYWSANGHGAPHSFEYWSHAACILPIEEWPHFAFRRRAYRARGHRWHVMQDAARSCAAVLDRLRADGPLTTSELGGGRKGGEWWDWSETKIAVERLLDTGEVVCTERRGWKRVYDLAERAVPADLLHDDLGDTECLRRLVAQAGAAMGVATRADLADYHRLKAGQVDAVIEDSGLVPVEVEGWGRPAWADPAALATPPRGRHRTALLSPFDSLIWDRPRTERIFGFTHRLEAYVPRAKRIHGYFAMPLLAGGKLVGRVDPAREGTTLVARQVSMNGPKAVRPMAEALREAAAWVGCGSIRLERCDDAELAAALRTELVRVSG; encoded by the coding sequence GTGACCACGCTGTCGCATGACGACGCGCGGCGCATCGCCCTGCGGGCGCAGGGCCTGCTGGGCGCCCCGGACCGCCGGGATGTCACAGCAGCGCGGTGGGGGTCTCCCCGGACGGAGTCCGGGGGAGTTTCCGCCCGGGGTGATGGCGGGCGACGGGCGGGCGTGCGCGGGATGCTGCGGCGACTGGGCGCGGTGCAGCTGGACACCATCTCGGTGCTGGCCCGCTCCCATGAGCTGGTGCCGTACGCCCGCCTCGGCGCGGTCGGCCGCCCAGGGATCGAGGCCGCCTACTGGAGCGCGAACGGTCATGGCGCGCCCCACAGCTTCGAATACTGGTCGCACGCCGCCTGCATCCTGCCCATCGAGGAGTGGCCGCACTTCGCGTTCCGCCGCCGCGCCTACCGCGCCAGGGGCCACCGCTGGCACGTTATGCAGGACGCCGCGCGCTCCTGCGCCGCCGTCCTGGACCGCCTCAGGGCGGACGGCCCGCTGACCACGTCCGAGCTGGGCGGCGGCAGGAAGGGAGGGGAATGGTGGGACTGGTCCGAGACCAAGATCGCAGTGGAGCGGCTGCTGGACACCGGCGAGGTCGTCTGCACGGAGCGGCGTGGCTGGAAACGGGTGTACGACCTCGCCGAGCGCGCCGTCCCCGCTGACCTGCTGCACGACGATCTCGGCGACACCGAATGCCTCCGCCGTCTGGTCGCCCAGGCCGGGGCGGCGATGGGCGTGGCCACCCGCGCCGACCTCGCGGACTACCACCGCCTCAAGGCCGGGCAGGTCGACGCGGTGATCGAGGACTCGGGGCTGGTGCCGGTGGAGGTCGAGGGCTGGGGACGGCCCGCGTGGGCCGATCCGGCTGCGCTGGCCACGCCGCCGCGCGGCCGGCACCGCACGGCCCTGCTCTCGCCGTTCGACTCCCTCATCTGGGACCGTCCGCGCACGGAGCGGATCTTCGGCTTCACCCATCGTCTGGAGGCGTACGTCCCGCGCGCGAAGCGGATACACGGCTATTTCGCGATGCCCCTGCTGGCCGGCGGCAAGCTGGTCGGCCGGGTGGATCCGGCACGCGAGGGCACCACCCTCGTCGCCCGCCAGGTCTCGATGAACGGGCCCAAGGCCGTCCGCCCCATGGCCGAGGCACTCCGGGAGGCCGCCGCCTGGGTCGGCTGCGGCTCCATACGCCTGGAGCGCTGTGACGACGCCGAGCTGGCCGCGGCGCTGCGCACCGAGCTCGTGAGGGTGAGCGGGTAG
- a CDS encoding GNAT family N-acetyltransferase, with protein MEYVTLTTERLVLRPFEPGDAAAVHAACQEPDIPRWTSVPSPYRLQDAEQFVGTAAPEGWRDDIAYPFAVLSQEDGSLVGAMGLVRLAQLRTPERQAELGYWTAKEHRGKGYTVEAARAVVRWAFRDLGVERMEWHAEAGNHGSRAVALKVGFRMEGTQRAKLIHEGARRDVWTGALLPSDLPEPPEPSGSAGAPVSDATLYLPYPG; from the coding sequence ATGGAGTACGTCACCCTCACCACCGAGCGCCTCGTGCTGCGCCCCTTCGAGCCGGGGGACGCGGCCGCGGTGCACGCCGCCTGTCAGGAACCCGACATCCCCAGGTGGACCAGCGTCCCCTCGCCGTACCGCCTCCAGGACGCCGAGCAGTTCGTCGGCACGGCCGCGCCGGAGGGCTGGCGCGATGACATCGCCTACCCGTTCGCGGTGCTCTCCCAGGAGGACGGATCGCTGGTCGGCGCGATGGGCCTGGTCCGCCTCGCACAGCTGCGCACCCCGGAGCGGCAGGCCGAGCTCGGCTACTGGACCGCCAAGGAGCACCGCGGCAAGGGGTACACCGTCGAGGCGGCCCGCGCGGTGGTGCGCTGGGCGTTCCGCGATCTCGGGGTGGAGCGCATGGAGTGGCACGCGGAGGCCGGGAATCACGGCTCCCGGGCGGTTGCCCTGAAGGTCGGCTTCCGGATGGAGGGGACCCAGCGCGCCAAGCTGATCCACGAAGGCGCCCGGCGGGACGTCTGGACCGGTGCCCTGCTCCCGTCCGATCTGCCCGAGCCGCCCGAACCGTCGGGCTCCGCCGGTGCGCCGGTCTCGGACGCCACGCTCTACCTGCCGTACCCCGGATGA
- the secA gene encoding preprotein translocase subunit SecA, with product MSVLTKIMRAGEGKILRKLHRIAGQVNSIEEDFAALSDAELRALTDEYKERYADGESLDDLLPEAFATVREAAKRVLGQRHYDVQLMGGAALHLGYVAEMKTGEGKTLVGTLPAYLNALSGKGVHLITVNDYLAERDSEMMGRVHKFLGLTVGCILADMTPAQRREQYNRDITYGTNNEFGFDYLRDNMAWSKDELVQRGHNYAIVDEVDSILVDEARTPLIISGPADSATKWYGDFAKLVRRLKRGEAANPQRGIEETGDYDVDEKKRTVGIHESGVSKVEDWLGIENLYESVNTPLVGYLNNAIKAKELFKNDKDYVVIDGEVMIVDEHTGRILAGRRYNEGMHQAIEAKEGVEIKDENQTLATITLQNFFRLYDKLSGMTGTAMTEAAEFHQIYKLGVVPIPTNRPMVRMDQADLIYRTEPAKFDAVVEDIVEKHGKGQPILVGTTSVEKSEYLSQQLNKRGVPHEVLNAKQHDREASIVAQAGRKGAVTVATNMAGRGTDIKLGGNPDDLAEAELRQRGLDPVEHAEEWAAALPAALERAEAAVKAEFEEVKSFGGLYVLGTERHESRRIDNQLRGRSGRQGDPGESRFYLSLGDDLMRLFKAQMVERVMAMANVPDDVPIENKMVTRAIASAQSQVEQQNFETRKNVLKYDEVLNRQREVIYGERRRVLEGEDLHDQVKHFMDDTIDAYIQAETVEGFAEEWDLDRLWGAFKQLYPVSVTVEELEEEVGDRAGITAEFIADAIKDDIHEQYAAREEQLGSEIMRELERRVVLSVLDRKWREHLYEMDYLQEGIGLRAMAQKDPLVEYQREGFDMFTAMMEGIKEESVGYLFNLEVQVEQHVEEVPVAEKTTLEKDLQEAVPAAAGRPEIRAKGLEAPQRPDRLHFTAPKVDGEGSVIEGDFVSEEDGVPARSAADGLTRAERRKAQKGGGRRRKK from the coding sequence GTGTCCGTCTTGACGAAGATCATGCGTGCAGGCGAAGGAAAGATCCTGCGCAAACTGCACCGCATCGCGGGCCAGGTCAACTCCATTGAGGAGGACTTCGCGGCCCTCTCCGACGCCGAGCTGCGGGCGCTGACCGATGAGTACAAAGAGCGGTACGCCGACGGCGAAAGCCTCGACGACCTGCTGCCCGAGGCGTTCGCCACGGTCCGCGAGGCGGCGAAGCGGGTGCTCGGTCAGCGTCACTACGACGTCCAGCTGATGGGCGGCGCGGCCCTGCACCTGGGGTACGTCGCCGAGATGAAGACCGGTGAGGGCAAGACCCTCGTCGGCACCCTGCCGGCGTATCTCAACGCGCTCTCCGGCAAGGGCGTCCATCTGATCACGGTCAACGACTACCTGGCCGAGCGCGACTCCGAGATGATGGGCCGGGTCCACAAGTTCCTGGGCCTCACGGTCGGTTGCATTCTGGCCGACATGACGCCGGCCCAGCGCCGTGAGCAGTACAACCGCGACATCACGTACGGTACGAACAACGAGTTCGGCTTCGACTACCTGCGTGACAACATGGCCTGGTCGAAGGACGAACTCGTCCAGCGCGGCCACAATTACGCGATCGTCGACGAGGTCGACTCGATTCTCGTCGACGAGGCCCGTACGCCGCTGATCATCTCCGGCCCGGCGGATTCCGCCACCAAGTGGTACGGCGATTTCGCCAAGTTGGTGCGCCGCCTGAAGAGGGGCGAGGCCGCCAATCCGCAGCGCGGCATCGAGGAGACCGGCGACTACGACGTCGACGAGAAGAAGCGCACCGTCGGCATCCATGAGTCCGGGGTCAGCAAGGTCGAGGACTGGCTGGGCATCGAGAACCTCTATGAGTCGGTGAACACCCCGCTCGTCGGGTACCTCAACAACGCGATCAAGGCCAAGGAGCTGTTCAAGAACGACAAGGACTATGTCGTCATCGACGGCGAAGTCATGATCGTCGACGAGCACACCGGCCGTATCCTCGCCGGCCGCCGCTACAACGAGGGCATGCACCAGGCCATCGAGGCGAAGGAAGGCGTGGAGATCAAGGACGAGAACCAGACGCTCGCCACGATCACCCTGCAGAACTTCTTCCGCCTCTACGACAAGCTCTCCGGCATGACCGGTACGGCCATGACCGAGGCCGCCGAGTTCCACCAGATCTACAAGCTCGGCGTGGTCCCGATCCCGACGAACCGCCCCATGGTCCGCATGGACCAGGCCGACCTGATCTACCGCACCGAGCCCGCGAAGTTCGACGCGGTCGTCGAGGACATCGTCGAGAAGCACGGGAAGGGCCAGCCGATCCTGGTCGGCACCACCTCGGTCGAGAAGTCCGAGTACCTCTCCCAGCAGCTCAACAAGCGCGGTGTGCCGCACGAGGTTCTCAACGCCAAGCAGCACGACCGGGAGGCGTCGATCGTCGCCCAGGCCGGCCGCAAGGGCGCCGTCACCGTCGCCACGAACATGGCCGGCCGGGGTACGGACATCAAGCTCGGCGGCAACCCCGACGACCTCGCCGAGGCTGAGCTGCGTCAGCGCGGCCTGGACCCGGTCGAGCACGCCGAGGAGTGGGCGGCCGCGCTGCCCGCCGCCCTGGAGCGCGCCGAGGCCGCGGTCAAGGCGGAGTTCGAGGAGGTCAAGTCGTTCGGCGGACTCTACGTCCTGGGGACCGAGCGGCATGAGTCGCGCCGTATCGACAACCAGCTGCGCGGTCGTTCCGGCCGTCAGGGCGACCCGGGCGAGTCGCGGTTCTACCTCTCCCTGGGTGACGATCTGATGCGGCTGTTCAAGGCCCAGATGGTCGAGCGCGTCATGGCGATGGCCAACGTTCCCGACGATGTCCCGATCGAGAACAAGATGGTGACGCGGGCGATCGCGTCCGCCCAGTCGCAGGTCGAGCAGCAGAACTTCGAGACGCGGAAGAACGTCCTCAAGTACGACGAGGTCCTCAATCGCCAGCGCGAGGTCATCTACGGCGAGCGGCGTCGCGTCCTCGAAGGCGAGGACCTGCACGACCAGGTCAAGCACTTCATGGACGACACCATCGACGCCTACATCCAGGCGGAGACGGTCGAGGGCTTCGCCGAGGAGTGGGACCTGGACCGCCTGTGGGGCGCGTTCAAGCAGCTCTACCCGGTGAGTGTGACCGTCGAGGAGCTGGAGGAGGAGGTCGGCGACCGGGCCGGTATCACCGCCGAGTTCATCGCGGACGCCATCAAGGACGACATCCACGAGCAGTACGCCGCCCGTGAGGAGCAGCTCGGCTCGGAGATCATGCGTGAGCTGGAGCGCCGGGTCGTGCTGTCCGTCCTGGACCGCAAGTGGCGTGAGCACCTCTACGAGATGGACTACCTCCAGGAGGGCATCGGCCTGCGGGCGATGGCCCAGAAGGACCCGCTGGTCGAGTACCAGCGCGAGGGCTTCGACATGTTCACCGCGATGATGGAGGGCATCAAGGAGGAGTCCGTCGGCTATCTGTTCAACCTGGAGGTCCAGGTGGAGCAGCACGTCGAGGAGGTCCCGGTGGCGGAGAAGACCACGCTGGAGAAGGACCTGCAGGAAGCGGTGCCCGCGGCCGCCGGCCGCCCGGAGATCCGTGCCAAGGGGCTGGAGGCGCCGCAGCGCCCCGACCGGCTGCACTTCACCGCGCCCAAGGTGGACGGTGAGGGCAGCGTCATCGAGGGCGACTTCGTGAGCGAGGAGGACGGGGTCCCGGCCCGCTCCGCGGCGGACGGCCTGACACGCGCGGAGCGCCGCAAGGCCCAGAAGGGCGGCGGCCGCCGCCGCAAGAAGTGA
- a CDS encoding Rv3235 family protein, which translates to MTGTTTSLSTPDPGDGSRATAGPRGQEETTLEPTPTVPRPRRAPGARRTDTPAASDTSRRPGRGTGPGRGPGLGPGRTRPATPSITARTTPGRPLPSSPPPGRQTPARPAPRTPVNAAGAPLPTVGARRRAHEQRPHHWFAHQLLLTLSGQRPVHALLGHALGPAYDRLVELAPQAPLRPVLGPDRRQAVPTVRDCGLCRPRSGVIEAFARIAAGERLRALAFRLELGADSRWRCTALDIGPTRTVWGPTP; encoded by the coding sequence ATGACCGGCACGACCACATCGCTCAGCACGCCCGACCCGGGAGACGGTTCCCGCGCGACGGCAGGCCCTCGCGGCCAGGAGGAGACGACTCTGGAGCCCACGCCCACCGTCCCCCGCCCGCGCCGGGCACCCGGCGCACGCCGGACGGACACTCCCGCCGCATCCGACACGAGCCGCCGGCCCGGGCGCGGCACCGGCCCTGGACGCGGGCCGGGACTCGGTCCGGGACGCACCCGCCCCGCCACACCGTCGATCACCGCCCGCACCACCCCAGGGCGGCCCCTCCCCAGCAGCCCGCCTCCGGGACGGCAGACGCCGGCCCGGCCCGCCCCGCGCACCCCCGTCAACGCGGCCGGCGCCCCGCTGCCGACCGTGGGCGCCCGGCGCCGGGCCCATGAGCAGCGGCCACACCACTGGTTCGCCCATCAGCTGCTGCTCACCCTCAGCGGACAGCGGCCGGTGCACGCCCTCCTGGGGCACGCGCTGGGCCCGGCGTACGACCGGCTGGTGGAGCTCGCCCCGCAGGCCCCGCTGCGGCCGGTGCTCGGTCCGGACCGCCGGCAGGCCGTCCCGACCGTGCGCGACTGCGGGCTGTGCCGCCCGCGCAGCGGCGTCATCGAGGCGTTCGCCCGGATCGCGGCCGGTGAACGCCTCCGGGCCCTCGCGTTCCGGCTGGAGCTCGGCGCCGACTCCCGCTGGCGCTGCACCGCCCTGGACATCGGCCCGACACGGACGGTGTGGGGGCCGACCCCTTGA
- a CDS encoding DUF6912 family protein, protein MRVYVPLTLPALAEAHKSGELGPGPLDAYAVTPALREWYVSDDIEELEYAALNRAAQASLRRLAGDPQAPRRRVVVAVDVPEGAAVADPDRGLYQSALGEVRLAGPVPLTKAAAVHVDAADAEADVAAAAAALGAADQGDEDARFTVDGAEDHDLMWFGVQEIPLLLG, encoded by the coding sequence ATGCGCGTCTATGTCCCCCTGACCCTTCCCGCTCTCGCGGAGGCACACAAGAGCGGCGAGCTGGGCCCCGGACCCCTGGACGCGTATGCCGTCACGCCCGCGCTGCGCGAGTGGTACGTCTCGGACGACATCGAGGAGCTGGAGTACGCGGCGCTGAACCGCGCGGCCCAGGCGTCGCTGCGCCGGCTCGCCGGGGACCCGCAGGCCCCGCGGCGGCGGGTCGTGGTCGCGGTGGACGTGCCGGAGGGGGCGGCGGTCGCGGATCCGGACCGGGGGCTCTACCAGTCGGCGCTGGGTGAGGTGCGGCTCGCCGGGCCGGTGCCGCTGACGAAGGCCGCGGCGGTGCATGTGGACGCCGCCGACGCGGAGGCGGATGTCGCGGCGGCCGCGGCGGCGCTGGGTGCCGCGGACCAGGGCGACGAGGACGCGCGGTTCACGGTGGACGGTGCCGAGGACCACGATCTGATGTGGTTCGGCGTGCAGGAGATCCCCCTCCTGCTCGGCTGA
- a CDS encoding HAD family hydrolase, translated as MGIRTGNRMGERMEKHAAHIVWDWNGTLFHDIDAVIAATNSAFAEIGLEPITLEQYRELYCVPIPRFYERLMGRLPTESEWLVMDETFHRHYIEHRVSCGLAEGADVLLEGWQAAGRSQSLLSMYGHDDLIPLVRGFGIESRFVRVDGRTGPSGGSKSAHLVRHLEALQWVDPGRTVVIGDAVDDAIAARDAGAYAVLYTGGSHSRGSLEGAGVPVVDSLVEAVEAAGGIAAE; from the coding sequence ATGGGGATTCGTACGGGGAACCGCATGGGGGAGCGCATGGAGAAGCACGCGGCACACATCGTGTGGGACTGGAACGGCACGCTGTTCCACGACATCGATGCCGTCATCGCGGCGACCAATTCCGCCTTCGCCGAGATCGGCCTGGAACCGATCACGCTGGAGCAGTATCGGGAGCTGTACTGCGTGCCCATCCCGCGGTTCTACGAACGGCTGATGGGGCGGCTGCCGACGGAGTCCGAGTGGCTGGTGATGGACGAGACGTTCCACCGGCACTACATCGAACACCGGGTGAGCTGCGGCCTGGCCGAAGGGGCGGACGTCCTGCTTGAGGGGTGGCAGGCGGCAGGGCGCAGCCAGTCGCTCCTGAGCATGTACGGGCACGACGACCTGATACCGCTCGTGCGCGGATTCGGCATCGAGTCGCGGTTCGTGCGGGTGGACGGCAGGACGGGGCCCTCCGGGGGCAGCAAGAGCGCGCACCTGGTGCGGCATCTTGAGGCGCTGCAGTGGGTGGATCCGGGGCGTACGGTCGTGATCGGCGACGCGGTGGACGACGCGATCGCCGCGCGGGACGCGGGTGCGTACGCGGTGCTCTATACCGGCGGATCGCACAGCCGTGGCAGCTTGGAAGGTGCCGGGGTGCCGGTGGTCGACAGCCTCGTCGAGGCCGTCGAGGCGGCGGGCGGGATCGCCGCCGAGTAG